In Sandaracinaceae bacterium, the following proteins share a genomic window:
- a CDS encoding serine/threonine-protein kinase: protein MTQLPEDTKDRSFFGKGAREGDVLAERYRVIREIGAGGMGQVVEVEHLELEKRFALKLIRPDRWDETLEARFRREAKSLARVSSPRVAQVTDFGVEPELGPFYVMELVEGRPLDQVIREDGPLSREHALELAIGIAEALADVHAAGIVHRDVKPGNIGVCDRGPVAVRLLDFGLATAVDERFGSKITQSKRVIGSFPYMAPEQFQGEAPTPRMDVWALGVVLYEMLCAELPFEAPSTAALIHQILSVDVPMRHAAPRQCSRLLGKLLAKEPADRPVDAGEALILLEDTLASPSTDERGVSGLPAGRLSGGGATTAEATAVDTGDEPEVAPALPPRRRTPLVLGVVLALVGVAALLASWRLLRTEPAGEGEPRVAAESASAAESASAAESASAAESASAAESASESASESAAASASASESAAASASESAAESASESASESASGSARGAGAVSGRVGRRGRGRARVATAAVESEPEVGGEAEPEVEAEPEAEPEPETPAWSGGIIEAPSP, encoded by the coding sequence ATGACGCAGTTGCCCGAGGACACGAAAGACCGGAGCTTCTTCGGGAAGGGGGCGCGCGAGGGAGACGTGCTGGCCGAGCGCTACCGCGTGATCCGCGAGATCGGCGCCGGGGGCATGGGCCAGGTGGTCGAGGTCGAGCACCTCGAGCTCGAGAAGCGCTTCGCGCTGAAGCTGATCCGGCCCGATCGCTGGGACGAGACGCTCGAGGCCCGCTTTCGCCGCGAGGCGAAGTCGCTCGCGCGGGTGAGCTCCCCGCGGGTGGCGCAGGTGACCGACTTCGGCGTGGAGCCGGAGCTGGGCCCCTTCTACGTGATGGAGCTCGTCGAGGGCCGCCCGCTCGACCAGGTGATCCGCGAGGATGGGCCGCTCAGCCGGGAGCACGCGCTGGAGCTGGCCATCGGCATCGCGGAGGCGCTCGCCGACGTGCACGCGGCGGGCATCGTGCACCGCGACGTCAAGCCCGGGAACATCGGCGTCTGCGACCGAGGCCCGGTCGCGGTGCGGCTCCTGGACTTCGGCCTCGCGACCGCGGTGGACGAGCGCTTCGGCTCGAAGATCACCCAGAGCAAGCGCGTCATCGGCTCGTTCCCGTACATGGCGCCCGAGCAGTTCCAGGGAGAGGCGCCGACCCCCCGCATGGACGTGTGGGCGCTCGGCGTCGTGCTCTACGAGATGCTCTGCGCGGAGCTCCCGTTCGAGGCGCCGAGCACGGCCGCGCTGATCCATCAGATCCTCTCGGTGGACGTCCCGATGCGACACGCCGCGCCCCGGCAGTGCTCGCGCCTGCTCGGCAAGCTCCTCGCGAAGGAGCCGGCCGACCGGCCCGTCGACGCGGGCGAGGCCCTCATCCTGCTCGAGGACACGCTCGCGAGCCCGTCCACCGACGAGCGCGGCGTCAGCGGCCTACCCGCCGGCCGCCTGAGCGGTGGCGGCGCGACCACGGCCGAGGCGACGGCCGTCGACACGGGAGACGAGCCCGAGGTGGCGCCCGCGCTGCCGCCGCGGCGGAGGACGCCGCTGGTGCTCGGCGTGGTGCTCGCCCTGGTCGGCGTCGCCGCCTTGCTCGCGAGCTGGCGGCTGCTCCGCACGGAGCCGGCTGGGGAGGGCGAGCCGAGGGTCGCGGCCGAGTCCGCTTCCGCTGCCGAGTCCGCTTCCGCTGCCGAGTCCGCTTCCGCTGCCGAGTCCGCTTCCGCTGCCGAGTCCGCTTCCGAGTCCGCTTCCGAGTCCGCTGCCGCCTCCGCTTCCGCTTCCGAGTCCGCTGCCGCCTCCGCTTCCGAGTCCGCTGCCGAGTCCGCTTCCGAGTCCGCTTCCGAGTCCGCTTCCGGCTCCGCTCGCGGTGCGGGTGCAGTGTCTGGTCGGGTCGGGCGGCGCGGGCGAGGTCGGGCGCGGGTCGCCACCGCCGCGGTCGAGTCCGAGCCCGAGGTCGGGGGCGAAGCCGAGCCCGAGGTCGAAGCCGAGCCCGAAGCCGAGCCGGAGCCGGAGACACCCGCCTGGTCGGGTGGCATCATCGAGGCGCCATCGCCATGA
- a CDS encoding acyl-CoA dehydrogenase family protein → MSNPLLEGSLRALNLFAGSELAERVGLREPAQRWIAKGTQLGAEWLQKQLRAARDEASEDADPRDRFDLSPTESQALVQQAMRRFADEILREAAAEAEDAGKPPDSVLRHASELGLVQLAIPEAFGGAAEERSPITSALALEELARGDMALALALAAPASAAHLLVDFGTEAQKKAWLPRLAEDTLAAPALLEARPLFDPRAPEAKAKSLRRGFRLRGRKAFVPLGRRAAFFLVSATLPGRGPRLFLVEADRPGVNVYPEPAMGLRGADLCSLRLDVEVPDDALIGGDDFDHQRLVDLGRVGWGALAVGQGQATLDYVKTYCNERVAFGEPITNRQSVAFLIADMAIELEGMRLMVWRAAARAERGLDFTGQAHLAKLQCARYGMKIGTDGVQLLGGAGFVREHPVERWYRHLRAVGVMEGGVAA, encoded by the coding sequence ATGAGCAATCCCCTGCTGGAAGGGTCGCTGCGCGCGCTCAACCTCTTCGCGGGCTCCGAGCTCGCCGAGCGGGTGGGGCTGCGCGAGCCGGCGCAGCGCTGGATCGCCAAGGGCACGCAGCTCGGGGCGGAGTGGCTGCAGAAGCAGCTCCGGGCCGCGCGGGACGAGGCGAGCGAGGACGCCGATCCGCGCGACCGCTTCGACCTGAGCCCGACCGAGTCGCAGGCGCTCGTGCAGCAGGCGATGCGCCGCTTCGCGGACGAGATCCTGCGCGAGGCCGCGGCCGAGGCGGAGGACGCGGGCAAGCCGCCCGACTCCGTCCTGCGCCACGCGTCCGAGCTCGGCCTGGTGCAGCTCGCGATCCCGGAGGCGTTCGGCGGCGCGGCGGAGGAGCGCTCGCCGATCACGTCCGCGCTCGCGCTCGAGGAGCTGGCGCGCGGCGACATGGCGCTCGCGCTGGCCCTGGCGGCGCCGGCCAGCGCGGCGCATCTGCTCGTGGACTTCGGGACGGAGGCGCAGAAGAAGGCGTGGCTGCCGCGCCTGGCCGAGGACACCCTCGCCGCGCCCGCGCTGCTCGAGGCGAGGCCGCTCTTCGACCCCCGCGCGCCCGAGGCGAAGGCGAAGTCGCTGCGGCGGGGCTTTCGGCTGAGGGGGCGCAAGGCGTTCGTCCCGCTCGGGCGGCGCGCGGCGTTCTTCCTCGTGTCGGCCACCCTCCCGGGGCGCGGGCCGCGGCTGTTCCTGGTCGAGGCCGACCGGCCCGGCGTGAACGTCTACCCCGAGCCCGCGATGGGGCTCCGCGGCGCGGACCTCTGCTCGCTTCGGCTCGACGTCGAGGTGCCCGACGACGCGCTCATCGGCGGCGACGACTTCGATCACCAGCGGCTGGTCGACCTCGGGCGCGTGGGCTGGGGCGCGCTCGCGGTGGGGCAGGGCCAGGCGACGCTCGACTACGTGAAGACTTATTGCAACGAGCGCGTGGCCTTCGGCGAACCGATCACGAACCGACAGTCGGTGGCCTTCCTCATCGCCGACATGGCCATCGAGCTCGAGGGCATGCGGCTGATGGTCTGGCGCGCGGCGGCGCGGGCGGAGCGCGGGCTCGACTTCACGGGGCAGGCGCACCTCGCGAAGCTCCAGTGCGCGAGGTACGGGATGAAGATCGGCACCGACGGCGTGCAGCTCCTCGGCGGCGCGGGCTTCGTGCGCGAGCACCCGGTGGAGCGCTGGTATCGACACCTCCGCGCGGTGGGGGTCATGGAAGGCGGGGTGGCGGCATGA
- a CDS encoding acyl-CoA dehydrogenase family protein → MIQLEIPKKLQSVVTLARSVAAGYFRPISRKYDRAEHTYPKELDMLSAVMSGVQAAGAIQGAGAASSRSRERGEGGRRNGANLATVLGLTELSWGDIGLVLTMPGQGLGNAAIAAVATPAQKARFGDKWAAMAITEPEAGSDSAAIRTTARLDGEEWVIDGEKIYVTCGERADAVVVWASLDPSRGRAAIKSFVVEKGTPGMTVERLDKKMGIRASDTAVLRFDGCRIPKDNLLGDAEIQPKRGFAGAMQTFDNTRPMVAAMAVGVARASLERAGEILAERGVQVSYGGHPDAGSALEAELVRMEAELEAARLLMLKAAWMADDARPNSMEASMAKAKAARVANAITLRCVELCGPAGYGEDELLEKWARDSKILDIFEGTQQIQLLVVARRLLGKRSSELA, encoded by the coding sequence ATGATCCAGCTCGAGATCCCGAAGAAGCTCCAGTCCGTCGTCACGCTCGCGCGCTCGGTCGCGGCCGGCTACTTCCGCCCGATCAGCCGCAAGTACGATCGGGCCGAGCACACGTACCCGAAGGAGCTGGACATGCTCAGCGCGGTCATGTCGGGCGTGCAGGCGGCGGGCGCGATCCAGGGCGCGGGGGCGGCCTCGTCGCGCTCGCGGGAGCGAGGGGAGGGCGGGCGGCGAAACGGCGCCAACCTCGCGACCGTGCTCGGGCTCACGGAGCTCTCGTGGGGCGACATCGGGCTCGTGCTCACGATGCCGGGCCAGGGGCTCGGCAACGCGGCCATCGCGGCCGTGGCCACGCCCGCGCAGAAGGCGCGCTTCGGCGACAAGTGGGCGGCGATGGCGATCACCGAGCCCGAGGCCGGGAGCGACAGCGCGGCGATCCGCACGACGGCGCGCCTCGACGGCGAGGAGTGGGTGATCGACGGCGAGAAGATCTACGTCACCTGCGGCGAGCGGGCCGACGCGGTGGTCGTCTGGGCGTCGCTCGACCCGTCGCGGGGGCGCGCGGCCATCAAGAGCTTCGTGGTCGAGAAGGGCACGCCGGGCATGACGGTCGAGCGCCTCGACAAGAAGATGGGCATCCGCGCGAGCGACACCGCCGTGCTCCGCTTCGACGGCTGCCGCATCCCGAAGGACAACCTGCTCGGAGACGCAGAGATCCAGCCGAAGCGCGGGTTCGCGGGCGCCATGCAGACCTTCGACAACACGCGGCCGATGGTCGCTGCGATGGCGGTCGGCGTCGCGCGCGCCTCGCTCGAGCGCGCCGGGGAGATCCTCGCCGAGCGCGGCGTCCAGGTGAGCTACGGCGGTCACCCCGACGCGGGCTCCGCGCTCGAGGCGGAGCTGGTGCGCATGGAAGCGGAGCTCGAGGCGGCGCGGCTCCTGATGTTGAAGGCGGCCTGGATGGCGGACGACGCGCGCCCCAACTCCATGGAGGCCTCGATGGCGAAGGCCAAGGCCGCGCGGGTGGCCAACGCGATCACCCTGCGCTGCGTCGAGCTCTGCGGACCCGCGGGCTATGGGGAAGACGAGCTGCTCGAGAAGTGGGCGCGCGACAGCAAGATCCTGGACATCTTCGAGGGCACCCAGCAGATCCAGCTCCTCGTGGTCGCGCGCCGACTCCTCGGCAAGCGCTCGTCCGAGCTCGCGTGA
- a CDS encoding serine/threonine-protein kinase, which yields MSSARRYRLVRMIGAGGMAQVFEAVRVGERDFERRVALKRILPQAVHDAAIRDMFLDEARIVSGLHHANIVQVFDYGTIDDSEFLVLELIDGMDAERLARTVEGGVPVAVALHIIQQIAYALAYAHDAEDEHGRCLDIVHRDVTPQNILLSWSGDVKLSDFGIAMARGRQVETTVGVVKGKLAYLAPEQKAGQPATGRTDVYALGQTLHRLLEGQTASTESPDASLREVEPDVRELLRAMLHPAPESRPDASEVAARAASLLHERSVPDGRGELVALLGSLRPRSDVTRALDEVVALVIAPVTDDGREFTAERPTEPTRAGRRDDVAASEDVTRLDVASAPARDASAPVQAKRKGRHGWVLAAGVLLVGASGLTAGWAWRERSPSPVAPGALRAAAGPSVTTTAPPAEADSMDTGDDPDGPPTEPAPSPTAPPAPSPAVRSERRPAPREARARAAAASTPPPAPSPEPTVGRGTLLVAGRSLHGGDVFIDGRRHAQSVPTSPVALPAGAHRVEVRDPASGEVWLSREVDVVAQREVRVSAGP from the coding sequence ATGTCATCGGCTCGTCGCTACCGGCTCGTGCGCATGATCGGCGCGGGTGGCATGGCTCAGGTGTTCGAGGCGGTGCGGGTCGGCGAGCGGGACTTCGAGCGGCGCGTGGCGTTGAAGCGGATCCTGCCGCAGGCGGTCCACGACGCCGCGATCCGGGACATGTTCCTGGACGAGGCGCGGATCGTCAGCGGGCTCCACCACGCCAACATCGTGCAGGTCTTCGACTACGGCACGATCGACGACTCCGAGTTCCTCGTCCTCGAGCTCATCGACGGCATGGACGCCGAGCGACTGGCCCGCACCGTCGAGGGCGGCGTGCCGGTGGCGGTGGCGCTGCACATCATCCAGCAGATCGCGTACGCCCTCGCCTACGCGCACGACGCCGAGGACGAGCACGGAAGATGCCTCGACATCGTGCACCGCGACGTCACACCGCAGAACATCTTGCTGTCGTGGTCAGGCGACGTGAAGCTCTCCGACTTCGGCATCGCCATGGCGCGGGGGCGCCAGGTGGAGACGACGGTCGGCGTCGTCAAAGGCAAGCTCGCGTACCTGGCCCCGGAGCAGAAGGCGGGTCAGCCGGCCACGGGCCGGACCGATGTCTACGCGCTCGGGCAGACGCTGCATCGACTCCTCGAGGGCCAGACCGCGAGCACGGAGTCACCCGACGCCTCCCTGCGAGAGGTCGAGCCGGACGTGCGAGAGCTGCTCCGCGCGATGCTGCACCCCGCCCCGGAGTCGCGGCCGGACGCCTCGGAGGTCGCGGCGCGCGCGGCGTCGCTCCTGCACGAGCGGTCGGTGCCGGATGGGCGCGGAGAGCTGGTCGCGCTCCTCGGGTCACTCCGGCCCCGGAGCGACGTCACCCGCGCCCTCGACGAGGTCGTGGCGCTGGTCATCGCGCCCGTCACCGACGACGGCCGCGAGTTCACGGCGGAGCGCCCCACCGAGCCCACGAGGGCTGGCCGGCGAGATGACGTCGCGGCGAGTGAGGACGTCACGCGGCTGGACGTCGCGTCGGCGCCCGCGCGCGACGCGTCCGCGCCCGTCCAGGCGAAACGCAAAGGGAGACACGGGTGGGTCCTCGCTGCCGGCGTGCTCCTCGTCGGCGCATCGGGGCTCACAGCGGGCTGGGCCTGGCGCGAGCGTTCGCCCTCGCCCGTCGCGCCGGGCGCACTTCGAGCCGCCGCCGGGCCCTCCGTGACCACGACCGCGCCGCCGGCCGAGGCCGATTCGATGGACACCGGCGACGACCCCGACGGTCCCCCGACCGAGCCGGCTCCCTCGCCGACCGCGCCTCCCGCACCCTCACCCGCCGTGCGGTCCGAGCGCCGGCCCGCGCCCCGCGAAGCCCGCGCCCGCGCGGCCGCCGCTTCGACGCCGCCACCGGCCCCGTCGCCCGAGCCGACGGTCGGACGCGGCACGCTGCTCGTCGCGGGCCGCTCACTGCACGGCGGGGACGTGTTCATCGATGGGCGGCGTCACGCGCAGAGCGTGCCCACCAGCCCCGTGGCGTTGCCCGCTGGCGCACATCGCGTCGAGGTGCGCGACCCCGCGTCGGGGGAGGTCTGGCTGTCCCGCGAGGTCGACGTCGTCGCGCAGCGGGAGGTTCGCGTGAGCGCGGGTCCCTAG
- a CDS encoding PEGA domain-containing protein: protein MRHGWTLLLLLATQVASAQAPPRGVVLAGDEPTLREALGAAREAGTARWDGEVVSAPEPTPAPELTALLDAYFDGEYVRCLEVTGRAELETNRLLADGHRHAAGMVVAARAACLERLHESERSRAALRQLLVQDLVSAEVEDLLRGDLHQLLEALRGELESEARVRVSVTSEPSGARVTVDAGSVSCDATPCRFLLRAGPHHFRVERDGYRHASQTRAVGPEDGALAFSLGRPSMAESRVTLAATLSTRPEVTPDLLRDVANAWGRRLVLSTWRHDASVAAALYDRERDAVVTGTEPIGPRAVELAVNQAIREWTHAGEAPIWPWILGGAAALVAAAVVIGIVVGLQSEPEPQWVLRFSE, encoded by the coding sequence ATGCGACACGGCTGGACCCTGCTCTTGCTCCTCGCGACACAGGTCGCCTCGGCTCAAGCGCCGCCACGAGGCGTCGTCCTCGCGGGGGACGAACCGACCCTGCGCGAAGCGCTCGGCGCCGCGCGAGAGGCAGGGACCGCGCGATGGGATGGCGAGGTCGTCTCCGCCCCGGAGCCGACGCCCGCGCCCGAGCTGACAGCGCTCCTCGACGCCTACTTCGACGGCGAGTACGTCCGCTGCCTCGAGGTCACGGGGCGCGCCGAGCTCGAGACGAATCGGCTGCTGGCCGACGGGCACCGACACGCCGCGGGCATGGTCGTGGCGGCGCGGGCCGCGTGTCTCGAGCGCCTGCACGAGAGCGAGCGCAGCCGCGCCGCGCTGCGTCAGCTGCTCGTTCAGGACCTCGTCAGCGCGGAGGTGGAGGACCTGCTTCGGGGCGATCTCCACCAGCTCCTCGAGGCGCTGCGCGGCGAGCTGGAGTCGGAGGCGCGGGTCCGCGTCAGCGTCACGAGCGAGCCGTCCGGTGCGCGTGTGACGGTCGACGCGGGCTCGGTCTCCTGCGACGCCACGCCGTGCCGCTTCTTGCTGAGAGCCGGCCCGCATCACTTTCGCGTCGAGCGGGATGGGTACCGCCACGCCAGCCAGACACGCGCCGTGGGCCCGGAGGACGGCGCGCTCGCCTTCAGCCTCGGGCGGCCCTCGATGGCGGAGTCGCGCGTCACGCTCGCGGCGACCCTCTCGACGAGGCCCGAGGTGACGCCCGACCTGCTGCGCGACGTCGCGAACGCGTGGGGCCGACGGCTCGTGCTCTCCACCTGGCGCCACGACGCCAGCGTCGCGGCGGCGCTCTACGACCGCGAGAGGGACGCCGTGGTGACCGGGACGGAGCCGATCGGGCCCCGCGCGGTGGAGCTCGCCGTGAATCAGGCCATTCGCGAGTGGACGCACGCGGGTGAGGCGCCCATCTGGCCGTGGATCCTCGGGGGCGCGGCCGCGCTCGTCGCGGCCGCGGTCGTGATCGGGATCGTCGTGGGGCTTCAGTCAGAACCGGAGCCGCAATGGGTCTTGCGTTTCTCCGAATAG
- a CDS encoding prolyl oligopeptidase family serine peptidase → MIRSLFVALVVVTGGCAPDAGPVFVADDPDPARLAQPGPLARAVEPAPVAVGVWMTAHFSPSFGRDPVFPRVQDGTLTMPREGTDDDGVYWLGITPDEEGSLGPVGRGTMWAVTTVSAERATGLLIQPDRVLDLWVNGRRQPGDVYGSGRIRVPFALQEGDNLVVARILGGRGAPTLRLWTTPHELHFNLADRTHPDLLVGDASTQYLGVPMLAFGAAPITDVRAMVVESDAFEETALHVPVIPAGAVTQVPFQLVPKAAFTTPEETVTVTLRVESSAVFTYEITTELSTVAADGAAYRRTFRSGMDRSAQYYGVRPPASVDPARDYGLILSLHGASVEAAGQARAYSSKDWAFIVAATNRRPFGFDWEDWGRLDGLEVLEDARAHFGTEPTRTHVTGHSMGGHGTWQLGSLFPGLFAVAAPSAGWASFYSYTGRARPTGPFARAQASSDTYAYLSNLQRRSVYVVHGDADDNVPVRESRDLVAMLESMAVDVTYHEEPGAGHWWNGDRAEGADCVDWPEIFSLMEARTLETTELDFDFISPSPFVSPTHSYVTLHSAITPDEDLTLRSRRARDVVTLTTGNVRSMVVDGGALSASGVRTLELDGAAMAVEDGPMRVGPETGKRLGQHGPFNDALVRPFCFVYEGDAYRDYASWLVSTWSVRGNGAACALPASAWTDALAAQLQPVYLGVRPDDAAVPFTWSGDAIELEGRRWEGAAVAVVYPEGDHVAAYMVTAPGREHLLYSIQPFASGSSLPDFFVWSDEGGHAAGFFDAEWGVDPTLAAGL, encoded by the coding sequence ATGATCCGTTCGCTCTTCGTTGCCCTCGTCGTCGTCACCGGAGGCTGCGCGCCCGACGCGGGGCCCGTGTTCGTCGCGGACGATCCCGATCCCGCGCGCCTCGCGCAGCCGGGTCCGCTCGCCCGCGCGGTCGAGCCCGCGCCCGTCGCCGTGGGCGTGTGGATGACCGCGCACTTCTCGCCCTCGTTCGGCCGCGACCCCGTCTTCCCCCGCGTCCAGGACGGGACGCTGACCATGCCCCGCGAGGGCACCGACGACGACGGCGTCTACTGGCTCGGCATCACGCCGGACGAGGAGGGCAGCCTGGGCCCCGTGGGCCGCGGCACGATGTGGGCGGTGACGACGGTGTCGGCGGAGCGCGCGACGGGGCTGCTCATCCAGCCCGATCGGGTGCTCGATCTCTGGGTGAACGGACGCCGTCAGCCCGGCGACGTCTACGGCTCCGGGCGGATCCGGGTGCCCTTCGCGCTGCAGGAGGGAGACAACCTCGTGGTCGCCCGGATCCTGGGCGGGCGGGGCGCGCCGACGCTGCGGCTCTGGACCACGCCGCACGAGCTCCACTTCAACCTCGCCGACCGCACGCACCCGGATCTGCTCGTCGGAGACGCCTCCACCCAGTACCTCGGCGTGCCCATGCTCGCCTTCGGCGCCGCGCCGATCACCGACGTGCGCGCCATGGTGGTGGAGAGCGACGCGTTCGAGGAGACGGCGCTGCACGTGCCCGTGATCCCGGCGGGCGCGGTGACACAGGTCCCCTTCCAGCTCGTCCCAAAGGCGGCCTTCACGACGCCCGAGGAGACGGTCACCGTCACGCTCCGCGTCGAGTCGAGCGCCGTGTTCACCTACGAGATCACGACGGAGCTGAGCACCGTGGCCGCGGACGGCGCCGCCTACCGCCGCACGTTTCGCTCGGGGATGGACCGCTCCGCGCAGTACTACGGCGTCCGCCCGCCCGCGTCGGTGGATCCCGCGCGCGACTACGGCTTGATCCTGAGCCTGCACGGCGCCTCGGTGGAGGCGGCGGGTCAGGCGCGCGCGTACTCGTCGAAGGACTGGGCGTTCATCGTCGCGGCCACCAACCGCAGGCCCTTCGGGTTCGACTGGGAGGACTGGGGCCGACTCGACGGGCTCGAGGTGCTCGAGGACGCGCGCGCCCACTTCGGCACCGAGCCGACGCGGACCCACGTGACCGGACACTCGATGGGCGGCCACGGCACGTGGCAGCTCGGGAGCCTCTTCCCCGGGCTCTTCGCGGTCGCGGCCCCGAGCGCGGGCTGGGCCTCGTTCTACAGCTACACGGGGCGCGCGCGGCCGACGGGACCGTTCGCGCGCGCGCAGGCCTCGAGCGACACGTACGCGTACCTGTCGAATCTCCAGCGCCGATCCGTCTACGTCGTGCACGGCGACGCCGACGACAACGTGCCCGTGCGCGAGTCGCGCGATCTCGTGGCGATGCTCGAGTCGATGGCGGTCGACGTGACCTACCACGAGGAGCCGGGCGCCGGGCACTGGTGGAACGGGGACCGCGCCGAGGGCGCCGACTGCGTCGACTGGCCCGAGATCTTCTCCCTCATGGAGGCGCGCACCCTCGAGACGACCGAGCTCGACTTCGACTTCATCAGCCCCTCGCCGTTCGTCAGCCCCACCCACTCCTACGTGACGCTCCACAGCGCGATCACGCCGGACGAGGATCTCACCCTTCGCTCGCGCCGCGCGCGAGACGTGGTGACGCTCACGACCGGGAACGTCCGCTCGATGGTCGTCGACGGCGGGGCGCTCTCGGCGAGCGGCGTGCGTACGCTCGAGCTCGACGGCGCGGCGATGGCGGTGGAGGACGGTCCCATGCGCGTCGGCCCCGAGACCGGCAAGCGCCTCGGCCAGCACGGGCCCTTCAACGACGCGCTCGTGCGGCCCTTCTGCTTCGTCTACGAGGGCGACGCGTACCGGGACTACGCGAGCTGGCTCGTCTCGACCTGGTCCGTGCGCGGCAACGGGGCCGCCTGCGCGCTGCCCGCGTCGGCCTGGACGGACGCGCTCGCGGCGCAGCTCCAGCCCGTCTACCTGGGCGTGCGTCCCGACGACGCCGCGGTGCCCTTCACCTGGAGCGGCGACGCGATCGAGCTCGAGGGGCGCCGCTGGGAGGGCGCCGCGGTCGCGGTCGTCTACCCGGAGGGCGATCACGTGGCGGCGTACATGGTGACGGCGCCCGGCCGTGAGCACCTGCTCTATTCGATCCAGCCCTTCGCCAGCGGCTCCTCCCTCCCGGACTTCTTCGTCTGGAGCGACGAGGGCGGGCACGCGGCGGGCTTCTTCGACGCGGAGTGGGGCGTCGACCCGACCCTCGCCGCCGGCCTCTGA
- a CDS encoding sigma-70 family RNA polymerase sigma factor, with protein sequence MDASLDDSLDAAEGRSTATPRLAEVFDAHAAYVGRTLRCLGVHERELSDAMQEVFLVVHRRLGELEEPSRLRAWLYAICVRKALGLRRKAARRREDSVAEPPEPEGDRPTPHDDLEKARALAAAFEILEGLDDDKRAIFVLYEVEQQPMSEIAETLGCPLQTAYARLYAARREVSRALARLKAKGRVER encoded by the coding sequence GTGGACGCCTCGCTCGATGACAGCCTCGACGCCGCCGAAGGCCGGAGCACGGCGACGCCCCGGCTGGCCGAGGTGTTCGACGCGCACGCCGCCTACGTCGGTCGGACCCTGCGGTGCCTCGGCGTGCACGAGCGCGAGCTGAGCGACGCGATGCAAGAGGTCTTCCTGGTGGTCCATCGCCGGCTGGGCGAGCTCGAGGAGCCGTCCAGGCTGCGCGCCTGGCTCTACGCCATCTGCGTGCGCAAGGCGCTGGGGCTGCGCCGCAAGGCGGCCCGGAGGCGCGAAGACAGCGTGGCCGAGCCGCCCGAGCCGGAGGGAGATCGGCCCACGCCGCACGACGACCTCGAGAAGGCGCGCGCGCTCGCCGCCGCGTTCGAGATCCTCGAGGGGCTCGACGACGACAAGCGGGCGATCTTCGTCCTCTACGAGGTGGAGCAGCAGCCGATGAGCGAGATCGCCGAGACGCTCGGGTGTCCTCTGCAGACCGCGTACGCGCGCCTCTACGCGGCCCGCCGCGAGGTCTCGCGTGCGCTCGCGCGCCTGAAGGCGAAGGGGAGGGTGGAGCGATGA